A window of the Brassica napus cultivar Da-Ae chromosome A2, Da-Ae, whole genome shotgun sequence genome harbors these coding sequences:
- the LOC106401602 gene encoding translation initiation factor IF-2 isoform X2, which translates to MALRHLGKKGIETSFKRGLVLPRVPASTERHISSTFSKSTSESVAFSFARYINGFGFSSPNHESFPTLTSIRCFHASRETLARRKEDPDRQLSHRELKKQTVKTKGKFSKREKKTDKPPVEAPYVPPRLQRLAKGLAEKTVDVFEGMTLLEFSKRTGESLAVLQSILLNVGETVGSEFDAISIDVAELLAMEIGINVKRQHTTEGSQILPRPPVVTVMGHVDHGKTSLLDALRNTSVAAKEAGGITQHVGAFVVGMPDSGTSITFLDTPGHAAFSEMRARGAAVTDIVVLVVAADDGVMPQTLEAIAHARSANVPIVVAINKCDKPGANPERVKNQLAAEGIELEDIGGNVQVVEVSAMKSTGLDKLEEALLLEAVDMDLKARVEGPAQAYVVEARLDKGRGPLATIIVKAGTLVSGHHVVIGSQWGRLRAIRDMAGKQTDRATPAMPVEIEGLKGLPMAGDDVIVVESEERAKMLSEGRKRKYERDRLLKAEEARVAEAEKKEAESEEGFIRVELPIIVKSDVQGTAQAVADALRTLNSPQVFVNIVHSGVGAVSHSDLERAQACGACIVAFNVKGGGSGNLSAAQASVKVFHHRVIYHLLEDIGKLIVEKAPGVSELEVAGEAEVLSIFKVLGKRRSEEDGVSIAGCKVMDGRVCRSGMMRLLRSGEVLFEGSCASLKREKQDVEQVGKGNECGLVMGEWNDFRVGDVIQCMEAVIRKPKFVSSESGAVRIEC; encoded by the exons ATGGCGTTGAGGCACTTAGGCAAGAAG GGCATTGAAACCTCTTTTAAAAGAGGTTTGGTTCTTCCGCGGGTACCAGCATCTACAGAGAGACATATTTCCTCTACGTTTTCCAAAAGCACTTCTGAAAGTGTTGCTTTCTCATTCGCTCGGTACATTAATG GGTTCGGGTTCAGCTCGCCTAACCATGAATCTTTCCCAACCTTAACATCCATAAG GTGCTTTCATGCAAGCCGAGAAACACTGGCGAGAAGAAAAGAGGATCCTGATCGTCAGCTGAGCCATCGTGAGCTCAAGAAGCAGACTGTGAAAACGAAAGGAAAGTTCTCAAAACGGGAGAAGAAAACTGATAAGCCACCCGTTGAAGCTCCTTATGTGCCTCCCAGGCTACAAAGATTGGCAAAGGGATTGGCTGAGAAAACAGTCGACGTGTTTGAAGGCATGACCTTACTTGAATTCTCCAAGCGTACTGGTGAGTCATTGGCGGTTTTGCAGAGCATTCTCCTCAATGTTGGGGAAACTGTTGGTTCCGAGTTCGACGCAATCAGCATAGATGTCGCCGAGCTTCTTGCAATG GAAATAGGGATCAATGTAAAGAGACAGCACACTACAGAAGGATCGCAGATCCTCCCAAGGCCTCCGGTTGTAACGGTAATGGGCCATGTCGATCATGGAAAGACCTCTCTGTTAGACGCTTTAAGAAACACCTCCGTGGCGGCAAAAGAAGCAGGTGGGATCACTCAGCACGTGGGTGCGTTCGTGGTGGGCATGCCGGACTCCGGCACTTCAATCACCTTCCTAGACACGCCTGGTCACGCCGCTTTCAGTGAGATGCGTGCTCGGGGAGCTGCTGTTACTGATATAGTTGTCTTGGTGGTTGCTGCTGATGATGGTGTAATGCCACAGACGCTCGAGGCCATCGCGCACGCTAGGTCGGCGAATGTTCCGATTGTGGTTGCGATTAATAAATGCGATAAGCCGGGAGCTAATCCGGAAAGAGTCAAGAACCAGCTCGCCGCTGAGGGGATAGAGCTTGAGGATATTGGAGGGAACGTTCAGGTTGTTGAGGTGTCTGCGATGAAGAGTACAGGGCTAGACAAGTTGGAAGAAGCTCTGCTTCTTGAAGCAGTGGATATGGACCTCAAGGCACGTGTGGAAGGACCAGCTCAGGCATATGTGGTGGAGGCTCGTCTAGACAAAGGCCGTGGACCGTTAGCAACCATTATTGTAAAGGCTGGGACTTTGGTGAGTGGTCATCACGTAGTCATTGGGTCTCAGTGGGGAAGACTCAGGGCTATCCGGGACATGGCCGGTAAGCAAACGGACCGAGCAACACCAGCGATGCCTGTTGAGATTGAAGGGCTTAAGGGTCTTCCGATGGCTGGTGACGATGTCATTGTGGTGGAGTCAGAGGAAAGAGCGAAGATGCTTAGTGAAGGGCGGAAAAGGAAATATGAAAGAGATCGGTTGTTGAAAGCAGAGGAAGCTAGAGTAGCTGAAGCAGAGAAGAAAGAAGCCGAGTCTGAAGAAGGGTTTATTCGAGTTGAGTTACCCATAATAGTGAAGTCTGACGTGCAAGGAACTGCACAGGCTGTTGCTGACGCGCTAAGAACGTTAAATAGCCCACAG GTTTTTGTGAACATTGTTCATAGTGGAGTAGGAGCAGTGTCTCATTCTGATTTAGAAAGGGCACAAGCTTGCGGCGCGTGTATCGTTGCCTTTAACGTCAAGGGTGGAGGTTCCGGTAATCTTTCCGCGGCTCAAGCCAGCGTCAAG GTATTCCATCACCGTGTGATATACCATCTGCTCGAAGACATAGGGAAGTTGATCGTAGAGAAAGCACCGGGGGTATCGGAGCTGGAGGTGGCTGGTGAAGCTGAAGTTCTCAGCATTTTCAAGGTGTTGGGAAAGAGGAGAAGTGAGGAAGATGGAGTGAGCATAGCTGGTTGCAAAGTGATGGATGGTCGGGTGTGTAGAAGCGGGATGATGAGGCTGTTAAGGAGTGGGGAAGTGTTGTTTGAAGGGTCGTGTGCGTCGCTGAAACGGGAGAAACAAGACGTGGAACAGGTAGGGAAAGGGAACGAGTGTGGGCTTGTGATGGGAGAGTGGAATGATTTTAGAGTTGGAGATGTGATTCAGTGCATGGAGGCAGTCATTAGGAAACCTAAGTTCGTTTCCTCTGAGAGTGGAGCTGTGAGAATCGAGTGCTGA
- the LOC106401602 gene encoding translation initiation factor IF-2 isoform X1, translating into MALRHLGKKGIETSFKRGLVLPRVPASTERHISSTFSKSTSESVAFSFARYINGFGFSSPNHESFPTLTSISRCFHASRETLARRKEDPDRQLSHRELKKQTVKTKGKFSKREKKTDKPPVEAPYVPPRLQRLAKGLAEKTVDVFEGMTLLEFSKRTGESLAVLQSILLNVGETVGSEFDAISIDVAELLAMEIGINVKRQHTTEGSQILPRPPVVTVMGHVDHGKTSLLDALRNTSVAAKEAGGITQHVGAFVVGMPDSGTSITFLDTPGHAAFSEMRARGAAVTDIVVLVVAADDGVMPQTLEAIAHARSANVPIVVAINKCDKPGANPERVKNQLAAEGIELEDIGGNVQVVEVSAMKSTGLDKLEEALLLEAVDMDLKARVEGPAQAYVVEARLDKGRGPLATIIVKAGTLVSGHHVVIGSQWGRLRAIRDMAGKQTDRATPAMPVEIEGLKGLPMAGDDVIVVESEERAKMLSEGRKRKYERDRLLKAEEARVAEAEKKEAESEEGFIRVELPIIVKSDVQGTAQAVADALRTLNSPQVFVNIVHSGVGAVSHSDLERAQACGACIVAFNVKGGGSGNLSAAQASVKVFHHRVIYHLLEDIGKLIVEKAPGVSELEVAGEAEVLSIFKVLGKRRSEEDGVSIAGCKVMDGRVCRSGMMRLLRSGEVLFEGSCASLKREKQDVEQVGKGNECGLVMGEWNDFRVGDVIQCMEAVIRKPKFVSSESGAVRIEC; encoded by the exons ATGGCGTTGAGGCACTTAGGCAAGAAG GGCATTGAAACCTCTTTTAAAAGAGGTTTGGTTCTTCCGCGGGTACCAGCATCTACAGAGAGACATATTTCCTCTACGTTTTCCAAAAGCACTTCTGAAAGTGTTGCTTTCTCATTCGCTCGGTACATTAATG GGTTCGGGTTCAGCTCGCCTAACCATGAATCTTTCCCAACCTTAACATCCATAAG CAGGTGCTTTCATGCAAGCCGAGAAACACTGGCGAGAAGAAAAGAGGATCCTGATCGTCAGCTGAGCCATCGTGAGCTCAAGAAGCAGACTGTGAAAACGAAAGGAAAGTTCTCAAAACGGGAGAAGAAAACTGATAAGCCACCCGTTGAAGCTCCTTATGTGCCTCCCAGGCTACAAAGATTGGCAAAGGGATTGGCTGAGAAAACAGTCGACGTGTTTGAAGGCATGACCTTACTTGAATTCTCCAAGCGTACTGGTGAGTCATTGGCGGTTTTGCAGAGCATTCTCCTCAATGTTGGGGAAACTGTTGGTTCCGAGTTCGACGCAATCAGCATAGATGTCGCCGAGCTTCTTGCAATG GAAATAGGGATCAATGTAAAGAGACAGCACACTACAGAAGGATCGCAGATCCTCCCAAGGCCTCCGGTTGTAACGGTAATGGGCCATGTCGATCATGGAAAGACCTCTCTGTTAGACGCTTTAAGAAACACCTCCGTGGCGGCAAAAGAAGCAGGTGGGATCACTCAGCACGTGGGTGCGTTCGTGGTGGGCATGCCGGACTCCGGCACTTCAATCACCTTCCTAGACACGCCTGGTCACGCCGCTTTCAGTGAGATGCGTGCTCGGGGAGCTGCTGTTACTGATATAGTTGTCTTGGTGGTTGCTGCTGATGATGGTGTAATGCCACAGACGCTCGAGGCCATCGCGCACGCTAGGTCGGCGAATGTTCCGATTGTGGTTGCGATTAATAAATGCGATAAGCCGGGAGCTAATCCGGAAAGAGTCAAGAACCAGCTCGCCGCTGAGGGGATAGAGCTTGAGGATATTGGAGGGAACGTTCAGGTTGTTGAGGTGTCTGCGATGAAGAGTACAGGGCTAGACAAGTTGGAAGAAGCTCTGCTTCTTGAAGCAGTGGATATGGACCTCAAGGCACGTGTGGAAGGACCAGCTCAGGCATATGTGGTGGAGGCTCGTCTAGACAAAGGCCGTGGACCGTTAGCAACCATTATTGTAAAGGCTGGGACTTTGGTGAGTGGTCATCACGTAGTCATTGGGTCTCAGTGGGGAAGACTCAGGGCTATCCGGGACATGGCCGGTAAGCAAACGGACCGAGCAACACCAGCGATGCCTGTTGAGATTGAAGGGCTTAAGGGTCTTCCGATGGCTGGTGACGATGTCATTGTGGTGGAGTCAGAGGAAAGAGCGAAGATGCTTAGTGAAGGGCGGAAAAGGAAATATGAAAGAGATCGGTTGTTGAAAGCAGAGGAAGCTAGAGTAGCTGAAGCAGAGAAGAAAGAAGCCGAGTCTGAAGAAGGGTTTATTCGAGTTGAGTTACCCATAATAGTGAAGTCTGACGTGCAAGGAACTGCACAGGCTGTTGCTGACGCGCTAAGAACGTTAAATAGCCCACAG GTTTTTGTGAACATTGTTCATAGTGGAGTAGGAGCAGTGTCTCATTCTGATTTAGAAAGGGCACAAGCTTGCGGCGCGTGTATCGTTGCCTTTAACGTCAAGGGTGGAGGTTCCGGTAATCTTTCCGCGGCTCAAGCCAGCGTCAAG GTATTCCATCACCGTGTGATATACCATCTGCTCGAAGACATAGGGAAGTTGATCGTAGAGAAAGCACCGGGGGTATCGGAGCTGGAGGTGGCTGGTGAAGCTGAAGTTCTCAGCATTTTCAAGGTGTTGGGAAAGAGGAGAAGTGAGGAAGATGGAGTGAGCATAGCTGGTTGCAAAGTGATGGATGGTCGGGTGTGTAGAAGCGGGATGATGAGGCTGTTAAGGAGTGGGGAAGTGTTGTTTGAAGGGTCGTGTGCGTCGCTGAAACGGGAGAAACAAGACGTGGAACAGGTAGGGAAAGGGAACGAGTGTGGGCTTGTGATGGGAGAGTGGAATGATTTTAGAGTTGGAGATGTGATTCAGTGCATGGAGGCAGTCATTAGGAAACCTAAGTTCGTTTCCTCTGAGAGTGGAGCTGTGAGAATCGAGTGCTGA
- the LOC106399404 gene encoding dirigent protein 6-like: MANQVSKQIFKTLFSFFLFVLLLSDTVSSVRKSIDLKKPCKHFVLRLHNIAYDGDNADNATSATIVNPIGLGNFNFGKFVVFDNPVTMDENYLSEPVARAQGFFFYNKKTTYNTWVTFTLLFNSTQHKGTMTIIDANPMMEPTRDLSIVGGTGDFLMTRGVVTLTTDTFEGSKYFRIKLDIKLYECY, translated from the coding sequence ATGGCAAATCAAGTCTCCAAACAAATATTCAAAACcctattttctttcttcttattcGTTTTACTCCTCTCTGATACGGTCTCATCAGTCCGAAAATCAATCGACCTAAAAAAACCATGCAAACATTTCGTCCTCCGTCTCCATAACATTGCCTACGATGGTGATAACGCGGATAATGCCACGTCAGCAACAATTGTAAACCCTATAGGACTAGGCAACTTCAATTTTGGAAAGTTTGTAGTCTTTGACAACCCTGTGACAATGGACGAGAACTACCTCTCGGAACCGGTGGCTCGTGCCCAAGGCTTCTTCTTCTACAACAAGAAGACGACCTACAACACGTGGGTGACTTTCACGTTGTTGTTTAACTCAACGCAACACAAAGGGACAATGACCATAATCGATGCGAATCCGATGATGGAGCCGACCAGAGACCTATCGATTGTTGGCGGGACCGGTGATTTCCTCATGACTCGTGGGGTTGTTACGTTGACGACCGATACCTTTGAAGGCAGCAAGTATTTCCGTATCAAACTGGATATTAAACTCTACGAGTGttactaa
- the LOC125584365 gene encoding uncharacterized protein LOC125584365 encodes MIYHINSMLLGCNRHWLWLMDLVKLLKLRQQAASYLRSEIGNGRHTLFWFDNWLDMGSPLDVAGDSGTQLLGITRYATVSESATSGQWSIRRCRSYHLRAMIARIHDVPAPVVDAEHDKLLWRHGEDDYKAWLSSSRTWDQVRERSPTVAWSELVWFPQAIPRFSFTAWLTVRNRLSTGDRSQAWGEHQHCRLCGEPQETRDHIFFGCPYTYTVWTETIGSLLPRPNPDWNITITTLLSRRLFALSLIPSRDPQCLV; translated from the coding sequence ATGATTTACCATATAAACTCGATGCTTCTGGGATGTAACCGACACTGGCTCTGGCTCATGGATCTGGTCAAGCTCCTTAAGCTTCGGCAACAGGCTGCCTCCTATCTGCGATCTGAGATCGGAAATGGTAGGCACACTCTATTCTGGTTTGATAACTGGCTTGACATGGGAAGTCCGCTTGATGTTGCAGGTGACTCTGGCACTCAGCTCCTCGGTATCACTCGCTACGCAACTGTCTCTGAATCAGCCACGTCTGGACAATGGAGCATTCGACGATGTCGCAGCTATCACCTACGGGCGATGATAGCTCGCATCCACGATGTTCCAGCTCCGGTAGTGGATGCAGAACACGACAAACTGCTATGGCGACACGGGGAAGACGACTACAAAGCATGGTTATCCTCATCGAGGACATGGGATCAAGTGCGAGAGAGAAGCCCCACAGTGGCATGGAGTGAGTTGGTTTGGTTTCCACAAGCTATACCTCGCTTCTCTTTCACTGCATGGCTTACTGTTCGCAACCGTCTCTCAACCGGTGATCGCAGTCAGGCTTGGGGTGAGCACCAACACTGTCGCCTCTGTGGTGAGCCACAGGAAACGCGAGACCACATCTTCTTCGGCTGTCCTTATACATATACGGTCTGGACAGAGACGATAGGATCACTACTTCCGAGACCAAACCCAGACTGGAACATCACCATCACAACACTCCTCTCTAGGCGCTTATTTGCTTTGTCTCTCATTCCAAGCCGTGATCCACAGTGTTTGGTGTGA